From the Octadecabacter antarcticus 307 genome, one window contains:
- a CDS encoding substrate-binding domain-containing protein — protein sequence MSVLKLTVSTLAITALSATVVAARDNVQIAGSSTVLPYAAIVAEFFGENTDFPTPVVESGGSSAGLKRFCEGVGANTIDIANASRAIKDSELAICAENGVTDIVEVRIGYDGIVFASDIDGNSFAFTPSDWYTALAADMPMDGTMAANPNTDWSQVNADFAMQPIVAFIPGTKHGTREVFEEKVLLQGCEDTGAMAAMIDMGMDEDTAESTCMAVRTDGLSVDIDGDYTETLARIEADTNGIGVFGLSFYENNTDKLQVATMVGVVPTTQTISAGDYPVSRPLYFYIKAAHVGVIPGLQEFASFFVADELAGPDGPLAAYGLVSDPELADTQAAVANLTTISN from the coding sequence ATGTCTGTTCTCAAATTGACCGTTTCAACGTTGGCGATCACCGCCCTATCCGCAACCGTCGTAGCTGCACGCGACAACGTCCAGATTGCTGGATCGTCGACCGTTCTGCCATACGCGGCCATCGTCGCTGAATTTTTTGGTGAAAATACGGATTTTCCGACACCGGTTGTTGAATCTGGTGGGTCGTCCGCTGGGCTAAAACGCTTCTGCGAAGGCGTCGGGGCAAATACAATCGACATAGCCAACGCATCACGCGCCATCAAAGACAGTGAACTTGCCATCTGCGCTGAAAACGGCGTTACGGATATCGTCGAAGTGCGCATTGGCTATGACGGCATCGTCTTTGCATCCGACATCGACGGCAATTCCTTCGCCTTTACTCCATCCGACTGGTACACAGCGCTGGCCGCTGATATGCCGATGGACGGCACAATGGCTGCAAACCCGAACACAGATTGGTCGCAGGTCAATGCCGATTTCGCCATGCAACCGATCGTAGCGTTTATTCCAGGCACCAAGCACGGCACGCGCGAAGTGTTCGAAGAAAAAGTGCTCTTGCAAGGCTGTGAAGACACCGGTGCGATGGCCGCAATGATCGACATGGGGATGGACGAAGACACTGCAGAAAGCACCTGCATGGCTGTGCGCACCGATGGCCTGTCTGTGGACATTGATGGTGATTACACCGAAACGCTGGCGCGGATTGAAGCCGACACAAACGGCATTGGCGTGTTTGGTTTGTCGTTTTATGAAAACAACACTGACAAGTTGCAGGTCGCAACCATGGTGGGCGTGGTCCCAACGACGCAAACCATTTCGGCTGGTGACTATCCCGTATCACGCCCGCTGTATTTCTACATTAAAGCGGCGCATGTCGGTGTGATCCCGGGTCTGCAGGAATTCGCGTCATTCTTTGTGGCCGATGAACTGGCGGGTCCGGACGGACCATTGGCGGCTTATGGCCTCGTGTCTGATCCGGAATTGGCAGACACCCAAGCGGCAGTTGCCAACCTGACGACAATCAGTAACTAA
- a CDS encoding sensor histidine kinase, translating into MSDIRALILALPHPVILIDSAERISATNAPAKHLIGMACDGLPYITALRQPALIDAVEATLKDATLRVVRYLGNDGARDTTWTVTVTAATLTDGSTVVLSFQDMTAVEDANDMRRDFVANVSHELRTPLTSLLGFIETLRGPARDDSAAQTRFLGIMEQEARRMHSLVQDLMSLNRVEGQERIKPTQQTDLCALMDDVLAAMKPRADTAGVSLMSDHPNEAVYVLADRDQMWQVIANLVENALKYGKKSGSNDGIVTVRLSAPQHEPALLQSGVRLSVIDHGDGIAAHHLARLTQRFYRVDSHRNREVGGTGLGLAIVKHIINRHRGRLRISSVVGQGTEFTAVLPVFLDRQTD; encoded by the coding sequence ATGTCCGACATTCGCGCCCTCATCTTGGCCCTGCCACACCCAGTCATTCTAATTGACAGCGCTGAACGGATTAGCGCGACAAACGCGCCCGCCAAGCACCTCATCGGGATGGCGTGCGACGGGCTGCCCTATATTACCGCGCTGCGCCAACCCGCCCTAATCGACGCAGTTGAGGCGACGTTGAAAGACGCCACCTTGCGCGTTGTCCGCTATCTTGGCAATGACGGTGCGCGCGACACAACCTGGACCGTAACCGTCACCGCCGCGACGCTGACAGATGGGTCAACAGTTGTCTTGTCGTTTCAAGATATGACTGCGGTGGAAGATGCCAATGATATGCGGCGCGATTTTGTCGCCAATGTCAGCCACGAATTGCGCACGCCGCTCACGTCGCTTTTGGGGTTCATCGAAACCCTGCGCGGTCCCGCCCGTGATGATTCCGCTGCTCAAACGCGGTTTCTTGGCATCATGGAACAAGAAGCGAGGCGTATGCACAGTTTGGTCCAAGACCTGATGTCACTGAACCGCGTTGAGGGTCAGGAACGGATCAAGCCCACGCAGCAGACGGATTTATGCGCACTGATGGACGATGTTCTTGCCGCCATGAAACCGCGCGCAGATACGGCGGGTGTCTCGCTGATGTCCGACCACCCCAACGAAGCGGTCTATGTCTTGGCAGATCGCGATCAGATGTGGCAAGTGATTGCCAATCTGGTGGAGAATGCGTTGAAATACGGCAAGAAAAGCGGGTCAAATGACGGCATCGTCACGGTGCGCCTGAGTGCACCACAACACGAACCCGCGCTGCTGCAATCAGGTGTGCGTCTGAGCGTTATTGATCATGGCGATGGCATTGCGGCGCACCATCTTGCGCGACTCACCCAGCGGTTTTATCGCGTCGATAGCCACCGCAACCGCGAAGTTGGTGGCACAGGTCTGGGGCTGGCAATTGTGAAGCATATTATCAATCGCCACCGCGGCCGCTTGCGTATTTCCAGTGTTGTGGGTCAAGGCACTGAATTCACGGCCGTTCTGCCAGTATTTTTGGATCGGCAGACAGATTGA
- a CDS encoding trans-sulfuration enzyme family protein: MTETPKNQPNSLARRPKWPTSTSRPVVTPLQPSVVYASPDPDALDAQYDEGSGFTYAREGHPNASVLAQKIDGLEGMSGGIITGSGMSAIGAVFLGVLQAGDHVIGGDQLYGRTLRLMADDLPKFGVQTSLADPTDANAIAAAIQPNTKMIVVEVVSNPTIRIADMDGIAKLCADRGILLMVDNTFTTPRGYQPFDHGADIVIHSVTKLLAGHSDATLGYVVAKDPSLMEKINIANVTWGLTPSPFDCWLAERGLQSFDLRYDRAEATAIELSAALAGLPGVTRVLHPSRPDHPDHNRAAKILGNRPGNMMSFEVAGGRKAANALTNAAPDLPFAPTLGDVGTTLSHPASSSHRALSEAGRTALGISEGFFRVSVGLEDPALLIAELTEAIAESQKA; the protein is encoded by the coding sequence ATGACTGAGACACCAAAAAACCAACCTAATTCCCTAGCGCGTCGCCCCAAATGGCCAACATCTACCTCGCGCCCTGTGGTGACGCCGTTGCAGCCGTCTGTCGTCTATGCATCCCCGGATCCCGACGCACTTGATGCGCAATACGACGAAGGGTCCGGTTTTACCTACGCACGCGAAGGTCACCCGAACGCATCCGTTTTGGCGCAAAAGATTGACGGTCTTGAAGGTATGTCTGGCGGTATCATCACCGGATCAGGCATGTCGGCAATTGGTGCTGTGTTTTTGGGTGTGTTGCAGGCGGGCGACCATGTGATTGGCGGGGATCAGCTTTATGGCCGCACTTTGCGTCTGATGGCAGACGATTTGCCAAAATTCGGGGTGCAAACATCACTGGCGGATCCGACAGACGCAAACGCCATCGCCGCTGCGATCCAGCCCAACACCAAAATGATCGTGGTTGAGGTGGTGTCGAACCCCACAATCCGCATCGCTGATATGGATGGTATCGCCAAGTTGTGCGCGGACCGTGGCATTTTGCTGATGGTCGATAATACGTTCACCACGCCGCGCGGCTATCAGCCGTTTGATCACGGCGCGGATATCGTGATCCACAGCGTGACTAAACTGCTCGCGGGGCATTCGGATGCAACGCTCGGTTACGTCGTCGCCAAAGACCCAAGCCTGATGGAGAAAATCAACATCGCTAACGTGACATGGGGCCTCACACCCAGCCCGTTTGATTGCTGGCTCGCGGAACGCGGGTTGCAATCGTTCGATCTGCGCTATGATCGCGCTGAGGCAACTGCGATTGAATTGTCCGCAGCCCTTGCCGGATTGCCTGGTGTTACGCGCGTGTTGCACCCAAGCCGCCCTGATCATCCAGACCACAACCGTGCAGCAAAAATTCTTGGCAACCGCCCCGGCAATATGATGTCGTTTGAAGTCGCAGGCGGGCGCAAAGCTGCCAACGCGCTGACCAACGCGGCCCCTGATTTGCCCTTCGCGCCAACCTTGGGCGATGTCGGCACCACGCTGAGCCATCCAGCATCATCGTCCCACCGCGCCCTATCCGAAGCAGGGCGCACCGCACTTGGCATATCCGAAGGGTTCTTTCGCGTGTCCGTCGGGCTGGAAGACCCCGCATTGCTGATCGCCGAACTGACTGAGGCAATCGCCGAGAGCCAAAAAGCCTAG
- a CDS encoding gamma carbonic anhydrase family protein yields MTLYKLDGISPDIDAGAWIAPGCYLVGSVTVMDLASIWFGATLRGDNERISIGTGSNVQENCVLHTDMGYPLDIGTSCTIGHKAMLHGCTIGNNTLIGMGATVLNGAMIGNNCLIGAGALITEGKVIPDGSLVMGIGKIVRDLDAEAIQSLTASALHYQENAARFRAGLKEISK; encoded by the coding sequence GTGACGTTATATAAACTGGACGGTATTTCACCTGACATTGACGCGGGTGCGTGGATTGCGCCCGGGTGTTATTTGGTCGGCAGTGTGACCGTGATGGATTTGGCGTCGATCTGGTTCGGCGCAACCCTGCGTGGCGACAACGAACGCATCAGCATTGGCACGGGCAGCAACGTGCAGGAAAACTGCGTGCTGCACACCGATATGGGCTATCCGCTGGACATCGGCACCAGTTGTACGATCGGGCATAAGGCGATGCTGCACGGTTGCACCATCGGGAATAACACGCTGATCGGCATGGGCGCGACGGTTTTGAATGGTGCAATGATTGGCAACAATTGCCTGATCGGGGCAGGGGCGTTGATCACCGAAGGTAAGGTGATCCCAGACGGATCACTGGTCATGGGCATCGGCAAAATTGTGCGCGACCTTGACGCGGAGGCGATCCAAAGCCTGACAGCTTCAGCACTACATTATCAAGAAAACGCTGCGCGGTTTCGCGCTGGATTGAAAGAGATTTCAAAATGA
- the gmk gene encoding guanylate kinase, which translates to MKRRGLLIILSSPSGAGKSFHSKILRDWDPSIRFSVSATTRAPRTGEEDGVDYHFVSREEFKDMAAEGEMLEHAEVFHNLYGSPKAPVKAAMGAGADTLFDIDWQGGQQIRNSSLGNDVVSIFLLPPSMAVLEGRLRSRGQDSEDVITNRMSKSLDEVSHWAEYDYVLVNDDADACAEKLKSILTAERARRERQISLNDFVRQLQTEYEDQE; encoded by the coding sequence ATGAAAAGACGTGGCCTTCTTATTATCCTGTCATCGCCATCGGGCGCAGGAAAATCGTTTCATTCAAAGATTTTGCGCGACTGGGACCCGTCAATCCGGTTTTCAGTGTCCGCCACAACACGCGCGCCGCGCACAGGCGAAGAAGACGGTGTTGATTACCATTTCGTGAGCCGTGAAGAATTCAAAGACATGGCGGCTGAGGGCGAAATGCTCGAACATGCTGAGGTGTTTCACAACCTCTATGGCTCCCCCAAGGCGCCGGTGAAGGCGGCGATGGGTGCGGGAGCGGACACGTTGTTTGATATTGATTGGCAAGGTGGCCAGCAGATTCGAAATTCATCCCTCGGCAACGACGTGGTGTCAATCTTCTTGCTGCCGCCCTCAATGGCGGTGCTTGAGGGGCGCTTGCGATCACGCGGGCAGGACAGCGAAGACGTAATTACCAACCGTATGTCGAAATCGTTAGACGAAGTTAGCCATTGGGCGGAATATGACTATGTCTTGGTCAATGATGATGCGGATGCTTGCGCCGAAAAGCTCAAGTCGATCTTGACAGCGGAACGTGCACGCCGCGAACGCCAAATTAGCCTCAATGATTTTGTGCGCCAGTTGCAGACAGAATATGAGGATCAAGAGTGA